The Cyprinus carpio isolate SPL01 chromosome A10, ASM1834038v1, whole genome shotgun sequence nucleotide sequence GCATCTAATAGTCTTCACTGATGGGGTGACCCAGCCCTGAAACTGAAACCAGGGTGACGGAAGTCAACAACAATATAAGGGtgaatcacacacaaacagaaacacaacagaaaataaataaatgatgcttaatggggggaaaaaagcctAGTTTTATTGATACATTCCCCCTTATTACTGCAATGTTTAATTCTGCATTTCTCATTGTACTTGATTAATCATtatgttgaattttaaaaaactatttttagaaaattttatattatataatatttaatattataaattataagtaTTAAATACTACAATTCTagtattattactttaataataataataattattattattcaaaattctGTCTTTTAAGCTAAATTCTAGTATCAGACATATTTGTATTATCAGTTGGGTAAAATctgggcatgttgtcacaaaaggtcaACGTGTTTCTTTTCACCTGGGCAATAGCAGTGTATAATCTTgaccttataaaaaataatttaagtttttgcGTCTTGACCTTCAAGGATGACCCCACTCTGAGAAATATTCATAGAAATATCACAAGTACGACAACTATCCCCGTTTTCCCGTTGATTCCAGggtaaaaacacatctttttttcCCCGTTAAGTTCcttgaaaacatattttgcacATCGTCCACCATTTCCAAAATTAAGCCACACACCTGCTGTTGACCTTCGTACAGCGTTCCGCTCATATTTTCATTCAGGTCACCGTGGAAACGCCAATGTGCTCGCGACTCAAAGTTTCGACCTAAATTCCGGAAGTTTCATGGGACGGAACCTCCATATATGAATAATTGTGGGAGGAGCCACGGTTACAGGTGTATAAGTTCTGCAGGTTAAACTGAGTCATGCAATTGATACCAGTAAGCTGCCCGAGCGAACGAGGGAGAGAGAGCGTGGAAGGAGCACATCCTTGGGTTTTAAGGTTTGAGTTTTTGCTTTTTAGTGGGAGTCGCACCAGGATTCGTATTAATTCGATTTCAGGATTTCCCGTTGAAGTACACCTGGCTGTTTGGGAATACGTTTTgcgctgttcaaaagtttagatgTGTTATTTGGAGTTCAAATGCTAAAAATCAGTGGATCATCTGGAATCTACTGGGGTTTCACGTCTTTCCAGTTGTGTTTGGGAGTGGTTTGGATGGTTTGTCTCTTTGGGAGTGGCATCAGTAGCATGTTTGCTCCATGTGAAAATTTGGGAAATTCTTTCTAATTCCCCTTGATGAATTTGACGGTTTATGGCACAAGCTTGATTTGAAACCTTGTTTGCATGGAAAAGAGGAAAGCTATTCTACATTTAAAGCTAGAAAGCATTAACAGgtttattttggtttacaaataagtttatttaaatatctccttaataatttgctctctttttttccaCCAGAAGAGAAACATAAAGACTCCTTAGATATGGCTTTCAACACACTGACCTCAAGAGCTGTTTTGCTCTATGATGAGTGGATTAAGGAAGCAGGTGAGTTTGCACTGACAGCACGTTTGTGTAAGTTTCTGTTATTGCCTGGGAAATAAGACGTCTTTTGCCTCACTTGTAGATCCACGAACTGAGAACTGGCTACTTATGGCCTCCCCTTTCCCTCAAACATTCATAATCGCTGCCTACATCTACTTTGTGACGACGCTGGGGCCTCGGCTGATGGAAAACCGGAAGCCCTTTGACCTCAAGCGTCCAATGATCATCTATAACTTCAGCATTGTGGCGTTTTCCCTCTACCTGATTTACGAGGTTTGTTAACATGTTGCATCATGAGtttctagtttttgttttattctctctATTGTTGCATGTTTATTAGAATGCGTTGTCTTCCTCTTACAGTTTCTCATGTCTGGTTGGGCGAACGGCTACACCTATGGGTGTGACCTCGTGGATTATTCCAGTTCTCCTCAGGCTCTCAGGGTATGTGAATGGAGCACATTCTTGTAACAGTGCATTTGTTGCCGCTGACGCGTGCAACAATTTGACACTTCCTTAACCATCTTGTTTCCTTGTAGATGGCATGGACCTGCTGGCTgtactatttctccaagttcattGAGATGCTTGACACTGTAAGTGGGCTGCTTTTATATTCAGAACaagaaaattaagaatttataatGGACCATCAATGCTAAACATGTTCCTTGACTTCATAGGTTTTCTTTGTCCTGAGGAAAAAGAACAGCCAGGTTACTTTCCTTCATGTCTACCATCACTCCATCATGCCCTTCACCTGGTGGTTTGGGGTCCGATTCGCTGCAGGTAAAGTGTTATGAGACCGACACTTCAAGGGAACATTCACCCAAAACTTAAAGTTGTCCTCCGCTTCATTCCAAACCCATGTAACTCTGGTTAATCTTAAAAACTGAGCAGGTTCtccctccactgaaagtccagACAACCAAAACTTTGATCCAAAAAGGTCAAAGGCattaatttagacttttaaacCACAACACCTTTATGATCTTTTCAGATCTCGCAAGTTTTTATCttgactttcaatggagggaccaAAAACTCAATCATTTTTTTGACTATTAACCAAAGTCATAcgtgatcctggagcacaaaagcagtcttaagtcactggggtatatttgtagcaatagccaaaaatacattgtatgggtcaaaattatagattttgtttctatgccaaaaatcattagaatattaagtaaaaattatgttccatgaagatattttgtactgtaaatgtattaaaacttaacttttgattagtaatatgcattgccaagaacttcattttgacgactttaaaggcgattttctcaatatttagaataatattattattattattattattattattattattattattattatttttttttattttttatttttggcaccctcagattccagattttcaaatagttgcatctcagccaaatattgtcctatcctaacaaaccatacatcaatggaaagattatttattcagcttatttATTCGCACTAGTTTAGTCTTCTGAAGCTGAACAGCATGAATTGAAGGTGCTTGACCGCTGTGGTCTTCCACTTTGCTTGTATGCACATATATAGTCATTTTTTTGGGGTTAATTATATCTGATGTTAGGTGTTAATGGTGTATTTTGCTTTCTTAGGTGGTCTGGGAACCTTCCATGCCCTGCTGAACTGCGTCGTCCATGTCATAATGTACACCTACTACGCTCTCTCCGCCCTGGGACCTGCCTACCAGAAGTACCTGTGGTGGAAAAAGTATATGACCACTATCCAGCTGGTAAGTTACAAGCTTATCTACCCATCTCCAATGTCCTTTGTTGAAATCCAGGCTCTTGACGTCTGGACACTAAATTGGTTCTAACTCGGTCCTTCTGTTTATGTCAGATTCAGTTTGTGCTGATCACCGCTCACATAGGCCAGTTCTTCTTTATGAAGGACTGTCCTTACCAGTTTCCCGTGTTTCTCTACGTCATCGGTTCATATGGGCTGATCTTCCTGGTCCTGTTCCTCAACTTCTACTATCACGCCTACACCAAGGGCAAGAGGCTACCTAAGGTTCTTCAGAATGGAAACTACCTTCTCAAGAAATATGAGTGATCTTTCCATTGGCCATCTAAAAGTGAATCTCTAACCTATTAAGTGGGAATATTCCTTTTTATTTCATCCGTTCAAGTTCCACTTCcctgttttatgttaaaactaatgTGGAATACACCCACCTTATATCACTGGATTTAAGACGTCCGAACTTGCACACTGGTGTTTCACTAGAGATGCTGTCCTCATTTTTGTTGTCTTCACTTAAGGCTTTGAAATGAGTGTGGGGTGGGGAAGTACAGTATTTTCATCCTATATCCTCTAACTTGTAAATATTGAATTTCTCAGCTTTGGAGTATGATTGAACTGCTGGCCAAATCTGAAAAGGTTATGAGAGCAAAGGTGATTTGAAGTTTGTTGCTAAAAGGGTTTTTGAAGGTTATGTTTTAGTTGTGACTAAACGAGCCTGAAGCCCTTTGACCCTTGAGTAACGCTTGACTGATCTACCTGGTTGTGCTCGAACCTGAAAGTTTACCGTGTACCGCAGAAGTGACATCATCTGAAGTTATTTTGTCAGTGATTTATGTTGTGTgacttatttattctttaatgttGCTGTTTTCTTAATGTGATCTTTTTAAATGACGTTGATCTGTAGGAATTACCCGTCATGCTTTTATGTTCTAAGGAAATGGAAGACCAGAAAAATGTTAAAGGATTtctccttttttgtctttttaaataacttccaattctgtgaaaaagaaattgttttatagtgaaacaaaataaattatttgtcacTATCTCTTGGTATTCTTGTGCTTTCATTACGAGTTCTCAACAGCGCACTTAAACTACACTTCCCATACTGCACTTGGTCAGCCCCGGGTAAAGGTGATGCCCATATTTGCTAAGACAGGAACGTCACGTGACTGATTTCGTGTGCCAAACACATTATTGGCAGGAGTGTGTCAGTTTTCAAAACTGAAGTGACTGGTGTGGAGATGTTTACGGAGATGAACTCAGTGAATGgataaagaagaagaataaaaaattaatcgGGCTTAAATGGATGGTAAAATGATTGGACCAGGACCTCTGGCCGCTACCAccgctactttattacaagagtaggctatcctactgatccagggacaataattttaaataataatcatttaaagataatgttgttgattttattcgtcataaaattattacttcataattgtattagagttttacacacatgctatacagattAAATTGAGTggtgacagctattatgggagtggcttgatccttaagtttaactttaattaatgctgtcacgtaacaaatctgttaaaatataaaattaaatgatttgctTATTTGCAactacgttaaaaaaaaaaagtaaagcctgtacaaatattagaaatcgcGAATATAAATAAGTGGGAATcatgtaaaacattaaaataaaaataaaaacagtgcacatattatttatctataataacatttatttagttttgttcgcttggctgtttccttCAATGTTGTTTCTTTGGTCTGTGATTGATTTTTAAACTAGTCAAGGTAACcactaaaaatatcattattttgccCATGGCTTTAGTTTGGCTGAACCAAACCTGGACAGAACAGAAAATAGCTAACCTGAGTTCACCCTACATTCAGCAAACATCTAGAAAAACTCCCCTGAGGGAAAATTCCTGGGTAACAAAAGTTCAACATAGTAACTGCAGTTCCCATCAAAATACCAGTTACTCCATCatagttattaataaaataatacgtTTTTGGCATCGGGATCAAAGATCAAGAGGTTTTCAAgcaccaaaaaatatataagtttaatagtaaaaaaaaaaaaaaaaaatctgtacattaaaatgtatcattcttaatttaatcttttctgagcaaaaaaaaaaaaaaaaaaaaaaaaaaaaaacctttttcatacAATGCCCCCCAGAtctaattgtcattttaaatcctttaaaccactaggttttacccatttgtcagcaagtttttttaatcacttaaaatataataaaatttaatatgatCACTTaatcttttatgtattttaacaagTAGGCTACAGGTCtgaataagtatgttgtttcatgTTTACATCAATATAAGCCTAACTGTTACGCTGAATGACGATTGAACAGTATTTCactcatattttgacattttattttcatgaaagttacttgaaacattaaagtagacacttgcatttaatgtgctttatatgtATCTAAAATcgcttttgtaaatttaatttgtggCAGACACCAAAATGGGCCATCTTGGACGTATTTGACACATAGACAcaccaaaatattaattaaaagaactAACACAACAGTGTTACACTGTAAACCTCTCAACAGTTTGCAGTTAAAACAACATTAATGgtaaattttgaattttatatagctatatatataaacGCTACCAAACGCTCCAGTTACTCCAAAAATTCCTCAAAAATCACGTCATCGAGGACGTCAAAGGACGATTTGGTAAAGAAGACTTTGTGGATAGTGGACATTTATACAGGTGCTTTCATAGCCATctttcaaaaattacatttacaacatTATCACTGTTATTTTCCTCCTGATGCGACGCTGCTTTGAAATAATCTGTATTGTTTTAAGCACAATAgaaaaaattatatgtgtgtgtttgtgtgcgtgtgttgcattataataaaaaaatttctaataataaatgatttaaatgtttcagaTTTCCACCACAATCACCTTTGAAGCCTGTTCCAGTGTGTCCACCTGTAAGAGATCACTGCTTAGTACCCAGAATCCCACGCTGGGACGATTATGAGGAGATGGCAGTGCCGGAGAAGATCCCAATGAAGCCTCTTATGGTACATTTGGCTGTGGAACGAGTTTACACTATCTAATGGTTtcaaagaagtatcttatgctcaccaaggccacATTTCTGTACCTATATAACAGTAAAAACAAGTAGTGCAACTGttaggggcagtcgtggcctaatggttagataaTTGGATTTATAACCTGAAGGTCacgggttcaagtctcaggtctggcaggaattgttggtggggggagtgaataacctgtgctctcttccaccctcaataccacgacccttgagcaaggcaccgaacccccaactgctccccgggtgctgcagcctcggctgcccactgcttcaggtgtgtgttcactactgtgtgtgtgcacttggatgggataaatgcagagcataaattccaagtatgggacacaatgcttggccacatgtcactccagtttatttatttttcactttatatattttcagcattgttacatgtgtgtagtttaATTGGTTATTTTTTGCCTTTTGTAATGATCTGTCTGCCCTCCAGGGGTcagaagtgttttgttttctgtatttgtgtCGTCTTATGTGCAGATCCCCTACACCTGTTGCCACATTTTGGCGGTGGGATTTTAAGTGGCAGTCCAATTGCTCTcccctttgttttattttctgttttcccgTCTATTTTTTCCTGCACCTTATTTTAGATTATTGTCTTTGAATAAATTCCCCTATTGAACCCAGCCTTTTGTGTTATGGCTGGGAGCCTAACATAATTGAGGGTCAACACAAAAGGCTCAGTTCAATAAAAgaatttatgataataataagtaatatttttgagcagcaaatcagcatattagaatgatttctgaacgattatgtcacactgaagactagagtaaatgatgctgaaaattcagctttgatcacaggaataaattaaattttacagtatattcaaatagaaatttgttatttcaaattgtaataatgtttgacaatattaccatatttttgataaaatatatgccgccttggtgagtataagagactttttGAACTATTGACAAGAGCtgtgttttactgtcatttttttcgtacatatttttattttaatgtagaaTTCCGAGTCGTGGAATAAGAGACACAGTATCGCCATCGGTGAAGTTCCTGAATGCCGTTTAATCCGGAAGAGATAATTAACCCCAAAACACGTGGACCagatatggaagtcaatgacacTAACACAGTAAGCATCAAAAGAGAAGCTCTATTCCTGCTCAGAAAAGGGGTTTTGGTTTTAAGATGAACTCTCTTATTAGTTTACAGACTACAGTTTTGGGTCTCCAGTTTCTGGACGGGCTTTTGGATGCCGAACTTCTGAGCCCGAAGCACATCGTTCACAATGTGTTTGGTGTTAATACGCAGGGGATTGTTGTGCTATTTAACATAGAACATCTTAATATTTCACaggataagagacttctttcagaaacattaaaatgatcttactgaccccagttTGTATATCATATAATACCTAGTattacagattatatatatatatattttttttttttatataacatatatatatatatatatatatatatataatatatttatatagagagacttatatatatatcagctattgaaaaacacacttaaacacCAATAGCTATTTTAAAGGATTATtcgttattatagttaattattcaaaaacattaatgaaaaaaaaacattttacaataataatttcatttcattgttaaAGTAAAGATTCACAGCACCTAGGCTCTGAATGAGCAGAAATTGTAATGCTGTGTTAATTTGGTTTTCCTCCCGCAGGGCTTCTGCAGCAGCAGTCGGTTGCGGTTGAAGCGCTGCAGGTCTGCTGTCTCCTGCTGCCTCCAGCCAACCGTCGTAAACTGCAGCTGTTAATGCATCTGATGGCTAAAGTCTGTGCCAACCCCTCTCTCCCGCCTCTGAACAACACCATAGGAGCACGTACCCTGGTAAATCACTCACCTCCTCAGATAGATGTTCTCTATACAAGTTAATTATTTGGCAAATAACTGCTAATCCTTAAACGTTATGGTTAATTTATAATTCAGCTCAGCTTTAAGTAGATTTGATGAACAGCTTTCACACGTTCTGTCTCTTGTGGGTGCCTTCGCTCCTGTGCAGATGGTGCAGACCTTCTCgcggtgcattctgggatttgcGGATGAGGTGGACTTGGACGAGCTGTTGGCCACCAAGCTGGTCACGTTTATGATTGATAACCATGACAGTGTGCTGAAGGGGCCATCCAACCTACGAAAATCTGTCGAGGAGCATCTGTCTCACATCAGAAGAGCTCAGGTCAGCATCCCACGTCGTTTATTAATGCTTGATAATTGATTgaaaatatcatgaaaaagtaCCCACAGCAACTTCTTTGGTGTATTCCTGAGAGAAAATATTAAGTGggaattaatgtaattattattgcaGATATTTGCATTAATTGagatcatattatattattggttttaatatttttcttggcCATCCACACACTCTTGGTTATATCAGAGAAGagttggtaaaaataaaaatgttggtaaAATGTTATCACTGTGCAGAGTAAGACCAggaaaatttggtaacactttacaataaggtttcatctgacaacatgaaataattacattagttaaaatgaagTAACAATGAGCACTAGTACTTACACAGCATTTaggaatttaatgttaatttctacatttactaatacattttttataattaaaagatctgttaacattagttgtgAACACATGAACAcgcaatgaaacatttaaatgaataattcacccaaaaatgaaaatttgctaaaaatgtactcctcttcaggccatccaagatgtagatgagtttgtttcttcgtaaGAACagatttagcattgcatcacttgctccccaatgcatccactgcagtgaatgggtgccgtcagaatgagagtccaaacagctgataaaaacatcacaatatctgtgcgtttgtaagaaacaaattcatcataaaGACcataagtccataatccataataaagccTCCTCCAaggaaaaagtccatctcctgttgtcatctcgcatcaaaatccaccaTGTTTTGGAccattttcacttgtaaacggtgcttgatctgtgcatatttctctcctgattcagacaggaTGACTTTttcagaaagcaatattatggattatggactctaaatatattctgatgaacaaacaaactcatctactgtacatctaagatggcctgagggtgaggacgtTTTCAGCAACTTTTCTCTTTTGGTTATTTTCAgagatgcaaatgtaaaatttaacGCCCCTTTCTCACCCCACTTCTGATCTCTTCGCATGCTTTGGTTTCTTCAAGATGACAGACACGGACACCTCCATGGCGTCACCACCTCACTCGTTCTGCAGACAGATCAGCAGAGAGGAGTTTGAGCTGCAGAGGGTTTCTGGTTCTCAAGAAACCATCGTGGAACTATTGGAGAACATCATACAAGACAAGAACATGTCCATCAAAGACAAGAAGAAGAAACTAAAGCAGGTTAGAACAGATCCCTTTTACATTACTTAGGGACTAAAGGGATATTTGTCACATGGCGTGCATTACTACAGGaaaattctgaaatgtaattATCACAGTAGACTTATAATGGTGTGATTGAATTGAGTTCCGTTGTCTTTATAGAGCTTGATTTGTTTTACCCtgaacatttctttaaatgtCAAACGACATGTTCAGTAACTCAACCGCAAATTTCAGAAACTTTGAAATCTGAGATACAATCTGTTTCTTTTCCCctgtgtgatatatatttttctattttttagagATCTCACCCTGACATCTACAGTAGGCGCTTTCCCGCTGCTGAAAGCGAGGAGCCGGTTTTCCCAGAGAGACCCCAGAGACTCAAAGCTCAGCTGATGTTCCTCACGCTGAAGAAACCCTTCCAGCCCTTCCAGAGGAGCTGGAGCTTTCGGCTTGAGGCAGTGCTCAGAGTGGTCAGTTTGATGCCAAGGCGACCGTGTTAAGTATTGTTACCAAGGAGAGATGTTACGGAGTATTAAAGGTTGCATTCTGCTAGGACATCCTGAATCTAAATAACACTAAATTCACCTCATCAGTGATCAGATGGATTAAATCAAGTATAATGCTGTGCATTGGAGTCCTTTAGgacaagacactacaggcaaaaccattgttttttcatgcactagTCAATTTTGTAAAAAGGTTTTTGGCTATTTTGCTTTCTTAACATGCTTACTtccagactagtggaaagaaaaaatccaaaatacacatttaagtgtttattttattacacttgatctatttgcatctgtagatttcatttACAGTACAGATCTGTAttaatgtgagttttttttctcctttctcctcTAGCtgtttgacagtattttctgatttatggagtgataaaataaagcaataagccccaagaagctgtggtttacagtgaatttataacagctaagggtgcctaaaacccccttagctgttataaattcactgtaaaccatggcttcttgggacttattgcttttataaaatggttattccgtatacatatacatagtaaagtttcacagaataaaatggagcaaataaagtgtaatgatatgaataaaaacagtattcttccaccaaataATGTAGTTCCTccgaaacagttgtggttccaacaaagtagttgccgagcaacacacaaaagtaaataaaagtgtatgtttgtagtgtaatttacagcCGCTTCGAACGCATCTCAACCAATCAGAAGCAAGGACCgcaactatccattttataatgaaaaatccaaaatcccttctataaaaacctttaactctaatatgtcagCATAACGAAGTCAGAATTttaaacctggctttatccaatgtcTAGTTCCTATTTTGGAAATGAATGCAAATTAGTAAATATGTAATTAGATAATACTTAATTTgcacatttaaacataacatttcagaaatgtataaaaacatttgttttaatgtattgtgATTAGTGaggtgatatctattagttaaatattttccCTGTTCCTGTGTAAGAATGGGCctgaaaaataatagaaaaaaattatcttatcttaaaaatttatttcattataactaGAAACGCACCCAGAGGGCCTCCGTAGTGCTTGtcgattttatttgtttgatgtaAATAATCTGCAACATTTACAATCAGTCGTGTTCTATTTTTAGGGAGCTGTAATTGGTTTAGTTTTACCTCCAGCTGCAGGTGTCGTCTAACAGCTGGTCTCAGTTCTGCTAGATCATGCTGTCACTGATAATCAGCCAGAAGAAATATGTGCCATTCACCAGAAAATAGCTTTTGAAAACTCAGATTTTATACTTTGAATAGATTTATAAGTTCTATCAGGTAGATGTCTCGCTGTGTTTTTATACTTCAGTGTTCTCTGTTTTCACTggtttgttggtttgattgttaTACTATTGTCCATGTTTCTTTGGttcttctgttttgttctttatttgtGTTGTATTTGGTTTTAAAGTAGTTCTAGTTTGTCATGTTTGAACCCGTCACGTAGCATTAAAGAAAACCTTCACATTTTATCACTTGACTATTTATAACTAACTGTGATCTACTCTGTCAtggtactgtaaatatattaaaaagactCTGTTTTAATCTTCAATAGTATTTTCTCTAAACTGAATTCTTCTGGCAGCTTTTACATGTTTTCATGAGTTTCCAAAATAATGGATTTTCGAATTCAGTGTCATTCTGTATGACTTTTTCAAAGTTTTGTGTCCCCAGTGTTTTGATTTTGTACAAATTCTGGAGTTATTGTTACTGATTTGGATGTCTGCACTATGATCACAAATAtggaattggaaaaaaaataaatctgtatactTAGATGTTATCTTgctatctttttttcttcagcctgtttacataatatattaatatttcaagctGACAGACATGCTAAACATAAACCAATAACTCTACCACTAGCACTGAAAGGCAAatgcagggtttctgcaggtcttaaggTATTAATTCACCCTTCTACAAATTACTCTTAAAAGGTTTAAATTCATAaggtcatggcattaaatgttgcatgcactgcaaaaatattacagtatgtttgtcttgttttccaattcAAATATCTagacattcttaaaacaagatatattagttgtttttttgcaCTTACTGTTATAACCCGTATTTTTGTCCTGAGGTGTATTTCAGCTTTCTTACACAAGAGGTCAGCAGAGAACTAATTATCAATCTCTTTTAGGAAAACATTGGAAACCTGCTGTATTTTCAGTACAACCCT carries:
- the LOC109086663 gene encoding elongation of very long chain fatty acids protein 7-like → MAFNTLTSRAVLLYDEWIKEADPRTENWLLMASPFPQTFIIAAYIYFVTTLGPRLMENRKPFDLKRPMIIYNFSIVAFSLYLIYEFLMSGWANGYTYGCDLVDYSSSPQALRMAWTCWLYYFSKFIEMLDTVFFVLRKKNSQVTFLHVYHHSIMPFTWWFGVRFAAGGLGTFHALLNCVVHVIMYTYYALSALGPAYQKYLWWKKYMTTIQLIQFVLITAHIGQFFFMKDCPYQFPVFLYVIGSYGLIFLVLFLNFYYHAYTKGKRLPKVLQNGNYLLKKYE
- the LOC109086641 gene encoding DEP domain-containing protein 1B-like, with the protein product MTDTDTSMASPPHSFCRQISREEFELQRVSGSQETIVELLENIIQDKNMSIKDKKKKLKQRSHPDIYSRRFPAAESEEPVFPERPQRLKAQLMFLTLKKPFQPFQRSWSFRLEAVLRVVSLMPRRPC